The Rhodospirillaceae bacterium genomic sequence TGATGGCACTCGACAAACTGCACATGAAGCAAGCCTAGCTCTGGCCCATGAGCTTCTTTTGCACGCCCCCATGCGGATTGCGAACCTAGCGTCATTGCGGTTGGATCAGCATCTGCACTGGGAGAAGTCAGGCTGCAAAGGTGTCTTGTCCATCGCTATTCCCGGACAGGAGGTTAAGAATGGTGAGCCGTTAAACTTTCCTTTTCCCCTGCCCGTCTCCAACATGGTGCACCAATATCTGGAGGTGTTCCGACCACGGTTATTTAAGGGATCAAATGATTATCTGTTCCCGAGCCGTGATGGCAAAGCAAAGCGGTCTGACACTCTAGGCAAGCAGATCAGCAAACAGATCTGGGACAAATGCGGCCTGAGGGTAAACCCTCATCTGATCCGCCACTTTGTGGCAAAACAGATTGTCGAAGCGACACCCGGTAATTACGAGGGGGCCCGCCGTATTCTGGCCCATAAAGACTCAAACACCACTTACAAATTTTACGAAGGTATGGAGGCAAAGCCAGCGGTCAAGCACTGGCAAGATATACTGGTGAACAAACGCGGGCATACCGAGCCATACGGCGGTGATGGTCTGCGTGACACCCGGGTGATGCGGCGCGGTTCCCATCCGAAACGGCGGCTGGCATGAGTCCCGATAAAGCCCGCTATATCCTGCGCTTCGAAGACTGGCCGTGTGAGCATCAGCACGCCTTGCAGTCTGCCATAGACGCGGGTGACGTGTTCACAGATCAGGGGTTGGCAGCACAATGGACCCCAAAAACGCGCCGACAAATCGTCAAGGATTACGGCATGTGGCTTCAACATCTGAGCTGCCAATCGTTACCGCCCACGTTAGGCAGCCAGCCCACGCCTTTGGAGAAAGACACCTTACGCTCCTATGTGGAAAGCCTTCAGTCACGCCTTGCGCCTATTAGTGTCTGTAGCCGGTTAACGGGATTGTCTGAAGCCTGCCGGGTCATGTGGCCGAGCATCGACCGTACCATTTTGCGTCGGATGTTAAGCCGCCTCAAACGTAATGCCGCGCCGTCTCGCAATAAGACGGCAGACCTGCTGTCGAGCCGCGAGATTCTACATGCGGCGCTTGGGCACTTGGAAAGCGTTACAGAAAGCACTGCGCCATCAGACACCATTCAGGCCTGTTGGGGTCGCAATGCTTTGATGGTTGCCATCCTTGCTGTACACCCCATCCGCCTCGCCAATCTGACCATGATCCGCCTCGGGCTTCATCTGCATCAAGACGGCGATGAGATCTGGCTGCGTTTCTCTGATGAAGAGACCAAAGAGCACCGCTCAATGGAGTTCCCGCTGGCCGATGTGCTGCGCGAACCACTTAAAGTGTATCTGGAAGTTTATCGCCCAATCTTGCTTGACGGACGCGAAAGCGACGCGCTTTGGATCAGCGTGCGCAAAGGACCAATGAAGGAGCAGGCGGTTTACGATCAGATTGTGCACACAACAAAGAAACTGTTCGGCCACCCGATCAATCCCCACCTCTTCCGGGACTGTGCCATGACCACCTTGGCCACAGAAGACCCTGCTCACGTGCGCGTTGGGGCCCGGTTACTTGGCCATAGTTCTCTAAAAACAGGAGAACGGCATTACAACCAGGCGACTATGGTCTCTGCTGTCACTCAGTACCATGACACCCTTGCCAAGTTGCGAGGAAACACGCCACCGCCTGAGGACCCAAAACCATGACCCGCGCCGTCATTTACGCCCGCTACAGTTCAGAGAACCAGCGCGATGCCTCCATCGAAGATCAGGTTCGGCTGTGTACCGCTTATGCAGAGCGACAGGGGTGGCGGGTCACCAACACCTATACAGACCATGCGATCAGTGGCGCCTCTTTACTCCGGCCCGGGTATCAAAAACTACTGGAGGATGCCCGCTCAGGTCAGTTCGAGGTGGTCCTGTCTGAAGCCTTGGATCGTCTTTCTCGCGATCAGGAGCACATTGCCAGTCTGTTTAAGAACCTCACCTTTGCAGACGTGCGGTTGTTCTCGGTCGCTGAAGGAGAGATTGGAGAACTTCACGTTGGCCTGAAAGGCACAATGAATGCGTTGTTCTTGAAGGACCTCGCCCTCAAAACACATCGGGGTCTGGAAGGGCGGGTTAGGCAAGGCCGGTCAGGCGGCGGCTTATGCTTTGGGTATGATGTTGTTCGAGAGCTTGATGCCTCCGGCAACCCGATTAGAGGTCAGCGCGCTATCAATCAGGAAGAGGCTGCGACCATCATCAGAATATTTGAAGAGTTTGCGAGTGGACGATCACCTGTCGCGATTGCCAAACAATTAAACTCTGAAAACGTCAAAGGCCCACGCGGAAAGGATTGGGGGCCTTCCACAATCTATGGCAACTGGAAACGCGGCACCGGCATCCTGAACAATGATCTCTATGTTGGCCGTCTCGTCTGGAACCGGCAACACTTCATCAAAGACCCCGACACCGGCAAGCGTCAAGCCAGGCCCAACCCGGAAGCGCAGTGGGTTATCGAAGAGGTGCCCGGCTTGCGGATTGTTCCGCAACACTTATGGGACGCAGTTAAAGAACGACAAAATGGGTTGCGCAGGACCGTAACGAGCACGTCTGACCGAAGTATCAGATCAGAACGGGCCAAGAGAGCCGTCTACTTGTTCTCTGGCCTCCTAAAATGCGGCGAATGTGACGGCTCATACAGCATGGTAAATGCCACTAGCTACGGATGCAGCACGCGCAAAACTAGGGGCACATGCACCAACAATTTGCTGATAAAGCGCCTGGAGCTAGAAGACCTCGTTTTAGATGGCTTAAAAAAGCAGCTTATGGAGCCATCGCTGGTTAAAGAGTTCATCAAAACCTATCACCAAGACCTTAATCAGCAATTGGCTGGTGAGACCAATCGGCGTGAACGGCTGTCCAAGCAACTACGGAAGGTGACACAAGAAATCGAAGAACTGATCTCTGCGGTAAAGTCTGGGATCAGGTCTAAATCTCTGCAGTCAGAATTAGAAATGCTGGAAGAGAAACAGCAGAAGCTGGAAGATGAATTAAAGACCGAACCACCACCGCCGGTCAGGTTACATCCTAACCTTGCTGAGATTTATCGAGATAAAGTTCAAAACCTTGCCAACGCGCTAAACGCTCCCGACACGCGGCAAGAAGCTGGTGAGATACTGCGGTCGTTGATCGAGGAAATACGGCTTGTTCCTCAAGGCGAAGTGCTTGGCATCCATCTCAAGGGAGAATTGGCGGAAATGCTCGCAATATCAACAAATCAAAAGCCCGGCTCAATTGGAACCGGGCTTAAGATAACGCTGGTTGCGGGAGGGCGCAGCCACCTTTACAGAACTGTACTTGAACTCTGACTATCTGAACGAAATACCAAGAAAGAATAAGGGCTGTTGTCTAGCTATGCCAACCTGAAGGATTCTGAATTTAGAGAAGAGGTAGCCTGTAGTTCTTTTCAATCACTGACATTTTCTTCAAATCATCTATTCGGAGAAACACACTCAGGCGCGTAAACCTTTGTGTTAATCACCCAAAAAGCCCTCGAACTGAACTTCATCGACACATTGCATCCGGTTTTTTCATGCAGCCTTTTACTGTTGCCCGCCATGAACTAGCGAAGCCCAGAAATAGACAGCTTTTGACGTAATTTTCTATTCCGCTGGACCGGGTACTCCATGGGGCCCGGGTGGACTATCTATCTTCGGGCTACGGTTCACGCTGATACCTTCAGCTTTTGGCTGATGAAAAAAGCGATAAAGCGCAGGCAGAACGATTAGCGTAAGTAATGTCGAGGAGATAATTCCTCCAATCACAACTGTTGCCAAAGGCCTTTGCACTTCACTCCCTGTTCCGACGTTCAGAGCCATCGGCACGAATCCGAGACTTGCAACAAGCGCTGTCATTAGTACTGGTCTTAGGCGAGTTAAAGCGCCCTCTTTAATTGCCTGCTCTAGCGGTATCCCGTCTGATAACAGGCGTCGAATAAAGGACACCATCACAACGCCGTTCAATACCGCCACACCAGATAAGGCGATGAACCCAACTGCGGCAGAGACCGACAGCGGAATATCACGCAACCAGATTGCTAGAACCCCACCTGTCATAGCCAGTGGAACACCAGAAAATACCAGCAAAGCGTCTTTTGCAGACCCAAAGGCAGAGAAGAGAAGAAGAAAAACCAGCAGCAAAGCTATGGGGACCACAACTTGTAAACGCTGAGACGCCGATATTAGTTGTTCGAACGTCCCGCCATAACCAACCCAGTATCCGGCTGGGATATCGACTTCATCCTCGACCTTCTTTTGGAGCTCTTGAACAAAGCTACCTAGGTCTCGGCCTCGCACATTTGATGTTGCGACGACGCTACGTTTACCATTCTCTCTACTAATCTGATTTGGTCCGATGACAATCTCTATGTCTGCAACTTCGCCTAAAGGAACGAAACTTGGCGCAGTATTCATGCGATATAAATTTTGCCCATCTAAACGCGATTGATTTCGTTCCAATGTTGGTGAAAGCGATATTGGAATCTGCCGAATCTGATCTATATCTCCTCTGATATCTTGGGGGAGCCTAACGATTATCGGATAACGCCGGTCCCCTTCAAAGAACTGGCCCGCGTCTCGTCCACCAAGTGCAATGCTAATAACTTCTTGAACATCTTTAACATCTAAGCCGTAGCGGTAGAGTTTCTCACGATTGGGCACAATGCTAAGCATTGGAAGCCCCGTTGCTTGCTCAAGCCGAGCGTCTGCAGCTCCAGGAATTTGTTCAATAACTTCAAGAATACTTTCACCGGTCTCAACCAAGATATCCAAGTCATCCCCATAGACCTTGACCGCTACGTCAGTTCTAACCCCCGCGATCAACTCGTTAAAACGCATTTCAATCGGCTGTGTGAACTCATAATTGTTCCCAGGTATTTGCCGTACTGCGGTTTCCAATTCGGATATGAATTGCTGCTTAGGCTTACGGGGGTCAGGCCAGTTTTTGCGATCCTTCATGATAATGAAAGTGTCCGCGACACTTGGGGGCATCGGATCAGTCGCGATCTCAGCGGTGCCTATTTTCGTAACGATCCTAGCGACTTCCGGAAATTCGGCGATCCGTTGTTCCAGGGCTTCTTGCATCTCAACGGCCTGACTCAAACTGGTGCCGGGGATACGCAAGGCATGCATCGCTATGTCGCCTTCGTCGAGGTTGGGCACAAACTCTGTTCCCAAACGGGTTGCGAGAAGAAAACTAAGAACCGTGATACAGACTGCCGCAACTATAACCGGCAAACGCCAAGCCAGAACAAAATCGATAATCGGATCATATAGAGCGCGAACTCCCCTTATGAGTTTATTCTCCTGCTCCGCAACACGCCCAGTTACGAAAAGTGCTACTGCAGCGGGAACAAAAGTTAGGGATAGAAGAAGCGCGCTTAGCAACGCCACAACCACGGTAAAAGCCATGGGCTGGAACATTTTTCCTTCAACACCAGTCAGTGTGAATATGGGCACATAGACCACAGTAATGATGAAGATACCAAATATGCTGGGTTGTATTACCTCAGCAGTTGCAGATGCTGTGATAGAAAACCGCTCGTCGCGAGTCAGAAGTCGGCCATTTTGAGCCTGTTTTTCTCCAAGTCTGCGCAAACAGTTCTCTACAATAATAACAGCGCCATCGACAATAAGACCAAAATCAAGCGCTCCAAGACTCATAAGGTTCCCTGAGACACGGTTTTGCACCATGCCACTTACTGTCATGAGCATAGATACTGGAATAACCAGCGCTGTAATCAGCGCCGCTCGGACATTTCCTAGCAACAAGAAAAGCACCACTATGACAAGCAGTGCGCCTTCAAGCAGGTTGGTTTCAACCGTTGCAATAGTCTTCTCGACAAGGTTGGTTCGATCATACACGGCAGTAATAACAACGCCGTCAGGAAGGCTGGCGGCAATCTCCTCGACCTTAGCGGCGACACGTTTTGATACGTCCCTGCTGTTCTCTCCGACAAGCATGAACACTGTGCCCATCACGACTTCACTTCCGTTTTGAGTTGCTGCGCCATTTCGGAGCTCCTCACCAAAAGTTACTCGTGCAACATCCTCAACACGGATAGGACTGCCATCTCTATAGTCAAGGACAGTACGCCGGATATCTTCAAGAGTGTCGAACTGTCCAGGTGACCGGATAAGGTACTGCTCTCCCCTCCGTTCGATATACCCTGCGCCCACATTTGCATTATTCGCTTCAAGCGCAGCCATGACATCGGCAATAGTTAGATTGAAAGACATCATGCGGCTAGGATCAGGTTCAACATGAATTTGCTTCACGAATCCTCCAGCCGCGTTAACGTCAGCGACGCCTTTCACGGTTCTTAGCTGTGGCCGAACAACCCAATCGTTAATCGTACGCAGCTCGCTGGGGGGGAAAAGCTTCGGGCCCTGCTCCCCAAATTTTGGGTCAGGAGTGACCGTATACATAAAGATCTCACCCAGACCAGTGGCGATAGGTCCCATGGCGGGCTCAATTCCTGCAGGCAGCTGACTCCGCACCTCCTGCAGCTTCTCGCTTACAAGCTGTCGGGTAAAGTAGATGTCCGTACCATCTTCAAAAACAACTGTGACCTGGGACAAACCGTAACGAGAAATGGACCACGTATAGTCAAGCGCTGGCAGTCCCGCGATAGCGGTTTCTACGGGAAACGTGATTCTTTGTTCGACTTCGAGCGGTGAAAATCCTTGTGCTTCAGTGTTTATTTGCACTTGGACATTGGTGATATCGGGCACAGCGTCGATTGGAAGCCGCTGAAAGTTGAAAATACCCAGCCCACAAACGCCGATTACAGCTACTAAGACCAGCCAGCGGTTCCGTATCGAAAAATAGACGATTCTTTCGAGCATAACGTTCCCCTTAATGGTCGTGGCTAGCGCCGTCTTTTTCGACGTCAGCCTTAATTAGAAAACTGTTTGCAGAAACGTATTCTTCTAAGGGTCTAATACCGCCCAACACCTCGGTCCAGGTTCCGTCGGCGCGACCAAGATCAAGCATCCGGACTTCATAAGTGTTCCCGACTTTTGCATAGACAACAGTAAAATCGCGAAATCTCTGTAACCCAGCGTTCTTGACGGCAAGTTCAACTTCGTGCGTTCCAACAATGGCCTCACCGCGCACCATCATCCCTGGCCGCCATGACATATCTTTATTTACTAACTCGACCCAGGCACCGATGGACTGTGTGCCTGCGTCAGCTACTGGAGTTAACAAGATGATCGTGCCATCTCCTGCTATGCCGCCACCAGCAGCGGATACTCGCACTGACTGGCCAACACGTATTTGAGTCGCCTGGCTGGGAAACGCGTTCAGTTCGGCGATCACGGTTGACAGATCAGCAACCTGAAAAATATCGCCAGAATCAACGAACTCTCCCACGCCAACTGCGCGATTAATTATAGTTCCATCAATTGGTGACCGAACCTCGTAGCTGCGTAAACTTTCATTACTCTCAATGACAGCAAGTACATCACCTCGATTTACTTTTTCTCCGATATTGGCGCGCAAACTTTGTACGATTCCAGGAAAACGAGGCTTGAGGTTGACCATTCGTTTTGGATCGATCCGAGTCACGCCCGTCAGTGTGATGAGTTCTTCTATCGTCGTCGCACCAACAAGATCAGTCTCGACACCCGCTGCTTCAGCGACCTCATCAGGTATCGATGTTCTTCCCTCGAATGACTCATATGTCCAATTCCATGACTGCCCATTATACTGAGCGGATACAGTCACTTCGAAAGAATGGGGCTCGTAAACAATTCCGGACCCGACGAGATGATCC encodes the following:
- a CDS encoding recombinase family protein encodes the protein MTRAVIYARYSSENQRDASIEDQVRLCTAYAERQGWRVTNTYTDHAISGASLLRPGYQKLLEDARSGQFEVVLSEALDRLSRDQEHIASLFKNLTFADVRLFSVAEGEIGELHVGLKGTMNALFLKDLALKTHRGLEGRVRQGRSGGGLCFGYDVVRELDASGNPIRGQRAINQEEAATIIRIFEEFASGRSPVAIAKQLNSENVKGPRGKDWGPSTIYGNWKRGTGILNNDLYVGRLVWNRQHFIKDPDTGKRQARPNPEAQWVIEEVPGLRIVPQHLWDAVKERQNGLRRTVTSTSDRSIRSERAKRAVYLFSGLLKCGECDGSYSMVNATSYGCSTRKTRGTCTNNLLIKRLELEDLVLDGLKKQLMEPSLVKEFIKTYHQDLNQQLAGETNRRERLSKQLRKVTQEIEELISAVKSGIRSKSLQSELEMLEEKQQKLEDELKTEPPPPVRLHPNLAEIYRDKVQNLANALNAPDTRQEAGEILRSLIEEIRLVPQGEVLGIHLKGELAEMLAISTNQKPGSIGTGLKITLVAGGRSHLYRTVLEL
- a CDS encoding CusA/CzcA family heavy metal efflux RND transporter; translated protein: MLERIVYFSIRNRWLVLVAVIGVCGLGIFNFQRLPIDAVPDITNVQVQINTEAQGFSPLEVEQRITFPVETAIAGLPALDYTWSISRYGLSQVTVVFEDGTDIYFTRQLVSEKLQEVRSQLPAGIEPAMGPIATGLGEIFMYTVTPDPKFGEQGPKLFPPSELRTINDWVVRPQLRTVKGVADVNAAGGFVKQIHVEPDPSRMMSFNLTIADVMAALEANNANVGAGYIERRGEQYLIRSPGQFDTLEDIRRTVLDYRDGSPIRVEDVARVTFGEELRNGAATQNGSEVVMGTVFMLVGENSRDVSKRVAAKVEEIAASLPDGVVITAVYDRTNLVEKTIATVETNLLEGALLVIVVLFLLLGNVRAALITALVIPVSMLMTVSGMVQNRVSGNLMSLGALDFGLIVDGAVIIVENCLRRLGEKQAQNGRLLTRDERFSITASATAEVIQPSIFGIFIITVVYVPIFTLTGVEGKMFQPMAFTVVVALLSALLLSLTFVPAAVALFVTGRVAEQENKLIRGVRALYDPIIDFVLAWRLPVIVAAVCITVLSFLLATRLGTEFVPNLDEGDIAMHALRIPGTSLSQAVEMQEALEQRIAEFPEVARIVTKIGTAEIATDPMPPSVADTFIIMKDRKNWPDPRKPKQQFISELETAVRQIPGNNYEFTQPIEMRFNELIAGVRTDVAVKVYGDDLDILVETGESILEVIEQIPGAADARLEQATGLPMLSIVPNREKLYRYGLDVKDVQEVISIALGGRDAGQFFEGDRRYPIIVRLPQDIRGDIDQIRQIPISLSPTLERNQSRLDGQNLYRMNTAPSFVPLGEVADIEIVIGPNQISRENGKRSVVATSNVRGRDLGSFVQELQKKVEDEVDIPAGYWVGYGGTFEQLISASQRLQVVVPIALLLVFLLLFSAFGSAKDALLVFSGVPLAMTGGVLAIWLRDIPLSVSAAVGFIALSGVAVLNGVVMVSFIRRLLSDGIPLEQAIKEGALTRLRPVLMTALVASLGFVPMALNVGTGSEVQRPLATVVIGGIISSTLLTLIVLPALYRFFHQPKAEGISVNRSPKIDSPPGPHGVPGPAE
- a CDS encoding efflux RND transporter periplasmic adaptor subunit — translated: MARQTLVIVIMIAFSFLLGFTILIISPGESVGLGEAVAEDAEEDYERGPNGGRLLRNGAFALEVTIFEGGVPPQFHLYPYESDQPIDPVLVKTTVELSRLGGVIDRHDFTANEDHLVGSGIVYEPHSFEVTVSAQYNGQSWNWTYESFEGRTSIPDEVAEAAGVETDLVGATTIEELITLTGVTRIDPKRMVNLKPRFPGIVQSLRANIGEKVNRGDVLAVIESNESLRSYEVRSPIDGTIINRAVGVGEFVDSGDIFQVADLSTVIAELNAFPSQATQIRVGQSVRVSAAGGGIAGDGTIILLTPVADAGTQSIGAWVELVNKDMSWRPGMMVRGEAIVGTHEVELAVKNAGLQRFRDFTVVYAKVGNTYEVRMLDLGRADGTWTEVLGGIRPLEEYVSANSFLIKADVEKDGASHDH